A single genomic interval of Chrysiogenia bacterium harbors:
- a CDS encoding phospholipase D family protein, with protein MKTQGRARGILAALALLLCAAEPVAAAEESLGALIAPLLAENPSKTGAYVLEKGEQSLLARAWLVDHAATSIEIQYFIWSNDNIGTLAAEALLRAAERGVRVRVIVDDLLIDAPSEFMLAMALHPNIEILIYNPVQSVGTGKIERVTNAVTRFRAVNQRMHDKTLIVDGLAAVIGGRNMADEYYDYDHAYNFRDRDVLLLGPVADDSRASFERFWQSELTIPVELLLEDELEGLTPARTAAVYAELHAYARNPENFAPKVREALERLPEKFPKVVETLEWSKPEFLSDAPGKSEAGFFLPRGGRTGERLAQLVASAKKRVVIQTPYLVMPGGALEMFGELTKRGVEVRISTNSLASTDNLPAYSGYSRQKYRILGAGIEVREFRPDPAIQKELIDRYEELEKEVPIFALHAKTLVIDGEQLFIGTFNLDPRSTNLNTEIGVLIRSKKLARQVETAIERDMLPGNSWNPRTENPNRKASLWKRLRLQFWELMPIEELL; from the coding sequence GTGAAAACGCAGGGCAGGGCACGCGGAATTCTTGCGGCGCTCGCGCTGCTGCTTTGCGCCGCGGAGCCTGTCGCTGCGGCCGAGGAATCCCTCGGCGCGCTGATTGCGCCGCTGCTTGCCGAAAATCCAAGTAAGACCGGGGCGTATGTCCTGGAAAAAGGTGAGCAGTCCCTTCTCGCGCGCGCCTGGCTGGTCGATCACGCGGCGACTTCCATTGAGATCCAGTATTTTATCTGGAGCAACGACAACATCGGCACGCTGGCAGCCGAGGCGCTGCTTCGCGCGGCGGAGCGCGGCGTGCGGGTGCGCGTCATCGTCGACGACCTGCTCATCGACGCGCCCAGCGAGTTCATGCTCGCCATGGCGCTTCACCCCAACATCGAGATCCTCATCTACAACCCGGTCCAGAGCGTCGGCACGGGAAAGATCGAGCGCGTAACGAACGCCGTGACCCGTTTTCGCGCGGTCAACCAGCGCATGCACGACAAGACGCTCATCGTCGACGGGCTCGCCGCCGTCATCGGCGGCCGCAACATGGCTGACGAGTATTACGACTACGACCACGCCTACAACTTCCGCGACCGCGACGTGCTGTTGCTGGGGCCGGTTGCCGACGACTCCCGCGCGAGCTTCGAGCGCTTCTGGCAGAGCGAGCTGACGATTCCGGTGGAGCTGCTCCTCGAAGACGAGCTGGAGGGCCTCACGCCCGCGCGCACGGCTGCGGTCTACGCGGAGCTGCACGCCTATGCCAGGAACCCGGAGAACTTCGCGCCGAAGGTGCGTGAGGCGCTGGAGAGGTTGCCGGAGAAGTTTCCCAAGGTGGTAGAGACCCTCGAATGGAGCAAGCCCGAGTTCCTGAGCGACGCGCCCGGCAAGAGCGAGGCGGGTTTCTTCCTCCCACGCGGCGGCAGAACCGGCGAGCGCCTGGCGCAGCTCGTCGCCTCCGCGAAAAAGCGCGTCGTGATCCAGACGCCCTACCTCGTCATGCCAGGCGGGGCGCTCGAAATGTTCGGGGAACTCACCAAACGCGGGGTCGAGGTGCGCATCAGCACCAACTCGCTGGCCTCGACCGACAACCTGCCCGCCTACAGCGGCTACAGCCGGCAGAAGTACCGCATTCTTGGCGCGGGGATCGAGGTGCGCGAGTTCCGCCCCGATCCGGCGATCCAGAAGGAACTGATCGACCGCTACGAAGAACTCGAAAAAGAAGTTCCCATCTTCGCCCTGCACGCCAAGACACTGGTCATCGACGGCGAGCAGCTCTTTATTGGCACCTTCAACCTCGACCCGCGCTCGACCAATCTCAACACCGAGATCGGCGTCCTGATCCGGAGCAAGAAGCTCGCCCGGCAGGTCGAAACCGCCATCGAGCGCGACATGCTGCCGGGCAACAGCTGGAACCCCCGCACGGAGAACCCGAATCGCAAGGCTTCCCTGTGGAAGCGCCTGCGCCTGCAGTTCTGGGAGCTGATGCCGATCGAGGAGTTGCTGTAG